Proteins encoded within one genomic window of Bradyrhizobium sp. AZCC 1719:
- a CDS encoding citrate synthase family protein, whose translation MKKPAGLYLSAREASAELAISQATLYAYVSRGLIRSEPSEDSRSHRYRAEDVRTLKERRAPSPEPRGLRSFDADLPVMDSAVGTITEDGAIYRGVNCIDLAERDTLEHAATLLWDVTGVDPFDQNNCPVVSDEMRAVAEAARGANAIDRAIAVLALAARADPKAFTRADEERAMLGGRIMRLVVATMLNAKSSAKPLHLQIARVWAPEHKHAADLIRRALVLLADHELNASTFTVRCAASTGLNLYDAMIAGLVALKGPKHGGAGVLAAQLLKTLANGEVAPVIRERVALGERFAGFGHGVYKHGDPRAWALLEVLARSGADRKFTHEIPERIAEATGEFVNIDYALAVLVHTLGLPPGHELVLFSMARTVGWIAHACEQLRHGRLIRPRARYVGPAPGRSPVRA comes from the coding sequence ATGAAAAAACCCGCCGGGCTTTACCTCTCGGCCCGCGAGGCCTCCGCCGAACTCGCGATCTCCCAGGCGACCCTCTACGCCTATGTCAGCCGTGGCCTGATCCGGTCGGAACCGTCGGAGGATTCTCGCAGCCACCGCTACCGGGCCGAGGACGTCCGCACACTGAAAGAGCGGCGCGCACCGTCGCCGGAGCCGCGCGGCCTGCGCAGCTTCGACGCCGATCTGCCGGTGATGGATTCGGCCGTCGGAACCATCACCGAGGACGGCGCGATTTATCGCGGCGTCAACTGCATCGATCTCGCCGAGCGCGACACGCTCGAACATGCCGCGACGCTGTTGTGGGATGTCACAGGCGTCGATCCCTTCGATCAGAACAATTGTCCTGTTGTGTCGGACGAAATGCGCGCCGTGGCCGAGGCCGCACGTGGGGCTAATGCGATCGATCGCGCCATCGCCGTGCTGGCGCTCGCCGCCAGGGCTGACCCGAAGGCCTTCACCCGCGCCGACGAAGAGCGCGCGATGCTGGGTGGCCGCATCATGCGCCTCGTGGTCGCGACCATGCTGAACGCCAAATCCTCGGCAAAGCCGCTTCACTTGCAGATCGCACGCGTCTGGGCGCCGGAGCACAAGCACGCGGCCGATCTGATCCGCCGCGCGCTGGTGCTGCTGGCCGATCATGAGCTGAATGCCTCGACGTTCACCGTGCGCTGCGCGGCCTCGACCGGGCTAAATCTCTACGATGCCATGATCGCCGGTCTCGTCGCGCTGAAGGGCCCGAAGCACGGCGGCGCCGGCGTGCTGGCGGCGCAGCTTTTGAAGACGCTTGCCAATGGCGAGGTCGCCCCCGTCATCCGCGAGCGCGTCGCGCTCGGCGAACGCTTCGCGGGCTTTGGTCATGGGGTCTATAAGCATGGTGACCCCCGTGCGTGGGCGCTTTTGGAGGTGCTGGCACGCTCGGGCGCGGACCGTAAGTTTACCCATGAAATCCCCGAGCGGATCGCCGAAGCGACCGGCGAGTTCGTCAATATCGACTATGCCCTTGCGGTGCTGGTGCACACGCTCGGCCTGCCGCCGGGCCATGAACTGGTGCTGTTTTCCATGGCGCGAACGGTCGGATGGATCGCGCATGCCTGCGAGCAATTGCGCCATGGCCGGCTGATCCGGCCCCGCGCGCGCTATGTCGGCCCCGCACCGGGACGGAGCCCCGTCCGCGCCTGA
- a CDS encoding citrate synthase/methylcitrate synthase, whose product MNMQISKTPIGLDGIPAAETVLSHVDGERGELIIAGERVGDLAGKSSFEGVTARLWNAAMGTSLNEANVRSRLGAARERAFARLPELLPATRGMSIVDGFRAAVAGLRGENGLEHEATIVGALPVIAGALLQRAKGEDPIAPDPTVGHAADTLSMLRGRKAEPREITALDTYFVTVCDHGMNASTFATRVVASTQADLFAAVTAGYCALTGPLHGGAPEPVLEMLDAIGSTERIKPWVDSALARGERLMGFGHRVYRVRDPRADVLKRAIERLAGSGTDLPFAGEVEAYIRDALRRKNPDRPLDTNVEFFTAILLDALKIPRQAFTPIFAVARAAGWTAHAREQQRGGRLIRPSSAYVGPMPG is encoded by the coding sequence ATGAACATGCAGATTTCCAAGACCCCGATCGGCCTCGACGGTATTCCGGCCGCCGAAACCGTCCTCAGCCATGTCGACGGCGAGCGCGGCGAACTGATCATCGCCGGCGAACGGGTCGGCGACCTCGCGGGCAAGTCGAGTTTCGAAGGCGTGACCGCGCGGCTGTGGAACGCCGCAATGGGAACCTCGCTCAACGAAGCCAATGTGCGCTCAAGGCTCGGCGCTGCGCGGGAACGCGCATTCGCACGGCTACCCGAATTGCTGCCGGCAACGCGTGGCATGTCGATTGTCGACGGCTTTCGCGCAGCCGTTGCCGGCCTGCGCGGCGAGAACGGACTTGAGCACGAGGCGACCATCGTCGGCGCATTGCCTGTGATCGCGGGCGCGCTGCTGCAGCGGGCCAAAGGCGAGGACCCGATCGCGCCCGACCCGACCGTTGGCCATGCCGCCGACACGCTGTCGATGCTGCGCGGCCGCAAAGCCGAACCGCGCGAGATCACCGCGCTGGACACCTACTTCGTCACCGTCTGCGACCACGGCATGAACGCGTCGACCTTCGCGACGCGCGTCGTAGCCTCGACCCAAGCGGATTTGTTCGCAGCCGTCACGGCCGGTTACTGCGCCCTGACCGGGCCGCTGCATGGCGGCGCGCCTGAGCCGGTGCTGGAGATGCTGGATGCGATCGGCTCGACCGAGCGCATCAAGCCGTGGGTCGACAGCGCACTGGCCCGCGGCGAGCGGCTGATGGGATTCGGCCACCGCGTCTATCGCGTCCGCGACCCACGCGCAGATGTGCTCAAGCGCGCGATCGAGCGGCTCGCAGGAAGCGGCACCGATCTGCCGTTCGCGGGCGAGGTCGAGGCCTACATCCGCGACGCATTGCGACGGAAAAATCCCGACCGCCCGCTCGACACCAATGTGGAGTTCTTCACCGCAATCCTGCTCGACGCGCTGAAGATTCCGCGGCAGGCGTTTACGCCGATCTTTGCGGTGGCGCGCGCCGCAGGCTGGACCGCGCATGCCCGCGAGCAGCAGCGTGGCGGCCGGCTGATCCGGCCGAGTTCGGCGTATGTCGGACCAATGCCAGGGTGA